In Plasmodium chabaudi chabaudi strain AS genome assembly, chromosome: 9, the sequence GATGATCTAAAGCTTGGTCAATTGTGATTCTTTTATTTGgattaaattttaacatTGAttctaataaatttattccATCTTCTGAAATAGATGAGTATTTTTGCTTTAAATTTGTAGGTTTTCTATGCGggaataatttaatatattttataacttCAGGTTtgctaatatttttaagatCATCTTCTGTAGGTGTACCtatgatattaaaaataatatttaattgatCTCTATTACTTTTCTCATGtactttttttgaattacgGTCTGGAGATAGGGGGAAACAAGAAGACCCCGGAAATAAAGGAAATCTATTAGTGGGATCACTAATATGGCTTTgtaacatatttaatagtTCTGCAAAAATACAACCAGTAGACCATATGTCTATAGATTTAGTATAATTTTCTtgtaacaaaattaattcaGGGGCTCTATACCATCTAGTAACTACATGGCTAgttaattgtttttttaaatttttattatgtggCCCTGgttcttcattttcttctaaATCGTTTACTATATTAAcatctttttcattatttatcgTTCTAGCTAAACCAAAATCACATACCTTAACAGAACAATCTTGATTTAATAAACAATTAGCCGGTTTTAAATCTCTATGGATAATACCTGATTCatgaataaatttttcacctaataataaattatataatattgtttttatatgctCTTCTGTCAAAAATATTggtgttttaaataatttttttaaatctgAATCGGCTATTTCTAATACTATATACAATTCATcgaattttaataaatcttcaggtattattaaatcatataatcttataatataatcacTTTTTAGTCTAttcaaaattgttatttctCTTAATATTCTTTTACAATCAATTAAATCTTCAAACATTCGATTGACCTTTTTTATTGCAACATTTCTTtctgtatttttatcataagcTAAATATACATACCCATACGACCCTCTTCCTATTAAGTGTTTGATTACGTAATTAGCTGGCACAcgcacattttttataatagcttcttttatatttattttttcatcttttccTTTCtcattctttttatttccatccTTTATTTTGCCAGTTTTATtgttactattatttttggtTCTCTCGTTAttatcgtttttttttgtctcgGATGCATTGTATTCCTTTTCGCcgtattttttgttaa encodes:
- a CDS encoding mitogen-activated protein kinase 2, putative codes for the protein MLKKKKECSGIEREEKNTKKKNNASECLSMQNDDSTYIDSNEEEKNGEYINDNTNENIKNNDNINKKYGEKEYNASETKKNDNNERTKNNSNNKTGKIKDGNKKNEKGKDEKINIKEAIIKNVRVPANYVIKHLIGRGSYGYVYLAYDKNTERNVAIKKVNRMFEDLIDCKRILREITILNRLKSDYIIRLYDLIIPEDLLKFDELYIVLEIADSDLKKLFKTPIFLTEEHIKTILYNLLLGEKFIHESGIIHRDLKPANCLLNQDCSVKVCDFGLARTINNEKDVNIVNDLEENEEPGPHNKNLKKQLTSHVVTRWYRAPELILLQENYTKSIDIWSTGCIFAELLNMLQSHISDPTNRFPLFPGSSCFPLSPDRNSKKVHEKSNRDQLNIIFNIIGTPTEDDLKNISKPEVIKYIKLFPHRKPTNLKQKYSSISEDGINLLESMLKFNPNKRITIDQALDHPYLKDVRKKDIENFSTKKIILPFDDWMVLSETQLRYIFLKEVQSFHPELVIPPAFTIHENIFYNNEEPSS